A region of Haloplanus sp. XH21 DNA encodes the following proteins:
- a CDS encoding PHP-associated domain-containing protein, which yields MHVKALDENVVAHAKDRGLDALVYAPHFTRLPTIRERAARFSDDDLLVVPGREVFTGPWNARRHLLAIGLTDPIPDFITFRGALAELDRQDAAVLVPHPEMLNVSCSRADVAADPDAFDAVETYNAKALPPQNRAARDVVRDTGLPGFGSSYAHLRWTVGEAWTAFETAIDSPADLTAALRSETPRRVVHRTGLDHHLRGLAEFAHLGYENSWGKVDRLFLSGTEPTHPSHIAYDGRFDDVAVY from the coding sequence ATGCACGTGAAAGCGCTCGACGAGAACGTCGTGGCACACGCCAAGGACCGCGGCCTCGACGCGCTCGTCTACGCCCCGCATTTCACGCGCTTGCCCACTATTCGCGAGCGGGCGGCTCGCTTCTCCGACGACGATCTCCTCGTCGTCCCCGGGCGCGAAGTGTTCACCGGACCGTGGAACGCCCGGCGCCACCTGCTCGCCATCGGTCTCACCGACCCGATTCCGGATTTCATCACGTTCCGCGGCGCGCTCGCCGAACTCGACCGGCAGGACGCCGCGGTTCTCGTGCCGCATCCGGAGATGCTGAACGTGAGCTGTTCGCGAGCGGACGTCGCCGCCGATCCCGACGCGTTCGACGCCGTCGAGACGTACAACGCGAAGGCGCTCCCACCCCAGAACCGGGCCGCCCGGGACGTCGTCCGCGACACCGGTCTGCCCGGGTTCGGGTCGTCGTACGCCCACCTCCGGTGGACGGTCGGCGAAGCGTGGACGGCGTTCGAGACGGCGATCGATTCGCCGGCCGACCTCACGGCGGCGTTGCGATCCGAGACGCCGCGCCGGGTCGTCCACCGGACCGGGCTCGATCACCACCTGCGCGGCCTCGCGGAGTTCGCCCACCTCGGCTACGAGAACTCGTGGGGGAAGGTCGATCGCCTCTTTCTCTCCGGAACCGAACCGACCCATCCGAGCCATATCGCTTACGACGGCCGGTTCGACGACGTGGCCGTCTACTAG
- a CDS encoding metal-dependent hydrolase: MNKKGHVLNAALLSVGLGVVLVAPTTLTVSTALATAETVAELSVPVVLGALFPDVDTAFGKHRKTLHNLFVLALFVGFPFVFDNLQFVWIGIATHYVLDVVGSRRGIALFYPFTSQEWGLPSGVTTSSKYADMVTVIVTGIEIALLAGFHFYVQSLDQTAGAMNAVLLG; the protein is encoded by the coding sequence ATGAACAAAAAAGGACACGTACTCAACGCGGCGCTGTTGAGCGTCGGCCTCGGCGTCGTGCTCGTCGCGCCGACGACGCTCACCGTGTCGACCGCGCTCGCTACCGCCGAAACGGTCGCGGAACTCTCCGTCCCGGTCGTCCTCGGCGCGCTCTTTCCGGACGTAGACACCGCCTTCGGGAAACACCGCAAGACCCTGCACAACCTGTTCGTGCTCGCGCTGTTCGTCGGCTTCCCCTTCGTCTTCGACAACCTCCAGTTCGTCTGGATCGGCATCGCCACCCACTACGTCCTCGACGTGGTCGGGAGTCGGCGGGGCATCGCGCTGTTCTACCCGTTCACGAGCCAGGAGTGGGGGCTCCCGTCCGGCGTGACCACCAGCAGTAAATACGCCGACATGGTGACGGTGATCGTCACGGGCATCGAAATCGCCCTCCTCGCCGGCTTTCACTTCTACGTGCAGTCGCTCGACCAGACCGCCGGGGCGATGAACGCGGTTCTCCTCGGCTAG
- a CDS encoding transcription elongation factor Spt5, whose product MGIFAVKTTASQERTVADMIASREEDEVHAVLAPDSLTSYVMVEADNSAVLERVMDEIPHARSIVPGKSSITEVEHFLSPTPDVEGIAEGDIVELVAGPFKGEKARVQRIDEGKDQVTVELYEATVPIPVTVRGDQIRVLDSEER is encoded by the coding sequence GTGGGAATCTTCGCCGTCAAGACCACCGCCAGCCAGGAGCGCACCGTCGCCGACATGATCGCGAGCCGGGAGGAGGACGAAGTGCACGCCGTGCTCGCGCCCGACTCGCTCACGAGTTACGTGATGGTCGAGGCCGACAACAGCGCCGTCCTCGAACGCGTGATGGACGAGATTCCGCACGCGCGGAGCATCGTCCCCGGGAAGTCCTCGATCACCGAAGTCGAGCATTTCCTCTCGCCGACGCCGGACGTGGAGGGCATCGCCGAGGGCGACATCGTCGAGCTCGTCGCCGGCCCGTTCAAAGGCGAGAAGGCACGCGTCCAGCGCATCGACGAGGGGAAAGACCAGGTGACGGTCGAACTGTACGAGGCGACGGTCCCCATCCCCGTCACGGTTCGCGGCGACCAGATTCGCGTGCTCGACTCCGAGGAACGGTAG